The genomic stretch GTGTGCCAAGCACCTACAGTAGACCTACCTGCATGTGTGCAAGAGAATTAAAGTAGGCAATACAGGGTTTGCAAACAAAATCACTTTACAAGAAAAATGAATCCATCTTAATGAAGATTTAGGTAGTAAATTAGACGACTCGACTGATGACAATTCAAACGGCTATTTATCAGctccaaatgtaaaattcaatcaatcacagatttaaaaaaaaaaaccatttcctGCTTGGACAGCAAATTAGACACAATATTCACTTTAGAGCATGTGTTTTCTGGCTGCAAATTCTAAAAATTCTCCGGCGGACCTGGTTCAGCCTCAGGCCATAAATGAGGGGATTCAGGATCGGCGGAACAAGGAGGTACTCCAGGGACATGAAACTGCGGAGAGCGTGCAGATGAGTGGTGGGACCATAGCGAGCgtacaaaatgtcaaaaaagaaTGCGATCAAGAAGCTGGTCAGTGTGATTAAATGGGGCAAACAGGTCTGCATGAACTTACTCCGATCTTCCGGTGATCGCACAGAGACTTTTATGATATTGATGTAGGAAATAAAAATCAGCACTgcttgtgaaatgtgaaaaaacatgaGAAATGTCCCATACACGTTGTTGATAGTGGTATCCACGCATGACAGCTTCACCACGGCCCAAACTGTGCAGTAAATTTTTTCGATGTTGAATCGACAGAGGGGTAGTCTGGCTGTCAGGGCCACCAATGATAGTGAttcacaaatgcatacaaacCAGGTATAAAGTAGTAATTTCACAACCTTCTGAGGCGTGATGATGGAGTGGTAATTGAGCGGCTTGCATATCGCGATATACCTGTCATAAGCCATCACTGCTAGCGTAGCGAACTCACAGAATACGTAGCtgtatattacaaatatttggGCCAGACAAGCTTCATATGAAATAACACTTAAGTCAGATGAAAGGTCCACCAATATTTTAGGATAAAATGCAGAGGCACCAAATatcccatttacacacaagttACAGAGAAATATAAGCATGGGCTCGTGGAGCGTTTTCTCCAAAATAATTGTCGCAATCAAAGTCAGGTTCACTGAAATTGTAAAAAGGTAAGCAAGAAATGTGACgacaaaatatttgtgtttgctTGACATCGTCTCATTCAGTCCTTGTAGAACAAACAGTATTTTAGTTGAATTGTCCATGGTAGTTTTATAGCAGGTGTGAGGTTCCGAGACGTTCTTGCATCAGCTGTTCCAGTGTTCATTTTTCCTCcatcacaaacagaaaatggtTAAAATCCTacaacagttttttaaaataacaaatatctTGGAAAAGTAACGAAATCATGTGCTGACATTCAAACCAAAGGGCTAAAGTCTTCATTTGGCTTGTGTCTATTTGTACAATGAAGgcaacacacagaaatatttaatgtcTTTGTTCACAGAGTCAGGCTTTATATTTAGATTCCATCAAGCGCCATTGAGAATTACCAGCCAATCACCGGTCTTTATACAGCGACATGTGCAATGGCGTGCACCGACTCTCTAAGGGACAGGGGCAAaacatgaaggggggggggggggtggtaggcgTGCATtgggtctcacacacacacacacacacacacacacaccttaagcAAGACTGTCTCTCACTGGCATGCACAGTGATTAACCATCACTTTATCAAGTACTGAAGGTTTAAGCATGAAACTATCACATCAGGGGGACATCATTCCACCATTATTTCACTTATCACAGTGATTTTAATAAAGGCCTTTGGTTGATATTGATAGGTTTGAACAATTAAGTTGCTTTCTGTGTCTTAACTTCATTCTGTATACACATCCCTACACTCACACTCTGTAACTGCTTCCCATTGCTAGAGACAAATGGGCACAAATAGAGTTCAATCACTGTTTGTAAGGATGTACAATTGCCACAGATCAACGGGGTGTCACCCGCAGCAGACCATTTGGGTGTCCCCGGGAAGTCTGGTTCAATGTATATTCCTTCCTAGGAACGTTCACACTTGGTAATCTCCACACCCCTGAACAGAATACTTACACCCTCACTTGTGGCTGTCTCGTTCAGATTTGTACGGAACGTTTGTCGTGGCACCGTAGCGAGTCTCCCTTTGCGCATCGAAATGAAACCTTTTCAATTGGAAAGTGGCCCTCAGTGTGTTACTGCACCTTTCCCGACTTGGGTCCACATGGGAGATATGAATAGCTAACAATCCTAAGCATCGTGCtgttatattataatataaaactcatattttaatatgcttGATTCATATTAGGCTATACATTGTCTTCTCAATATAAAGCCGTAAAGGAGGTTTGCAGGATAACAGGCTGGACCATAAAATGGCAGCTGTCCCAGTGGGGTGTCAGTCAGGACACAGGAGTCAGGAATCTTGCTTTACTATTTATTGCACGTTCAAACACATAGGTACAGTCTATAGGTGCATACAGGTActtatgtatgtgtctgtgtggtttgtgtgtgaagaACTCACACCTTTAGGTACAAGAACTAAACTGGAacatgcaaattcaaattccagcagccatacctccatgcactctgctcctaccaaatggctgaagctaagcaggtgtgggcttggttagtacttgtgTAGCCCTCCCACTACAATGCTTATTTACATAATATACATAGGTAATGCTGAACCCTATGAAACTTCCACTAATACAGGAAAATGCATGGGAGGAGCTGTGATGGGATGCACCAGTTTACtctatctcataaaaaaacacgttttcaacgtacaaaaatgccaagttactaaaaagtattgatatcaaaatgacgccaagttacgatactacaaacaatataggctatcttgcctcaccgaaatgacataagatgtatctcaaagcaatgctacccaatatttcctcagttctttcaagtcacttggccctgtgtataagcatgcactacatggacaggccaaacatatgtgtggatggctctctcacagtcaagattgattgaataggtgtgtgtatgtccaatttgtattggtatgtaggcctatgtatttcgctgcccaggctttctgttgcgtgaatgatagtatgtttcttggtacaagtgtgttcgtgaatgtgaatgtaagatgctgccagggaaatgtccccatgcggataaagaagttctctatgtatgtatgtacaatatgtgttttacatgcagtatttattgtacgtagcaaatatacaataacttgcacatgtactcaaattcagttcagaagcaagtataaacatgttttctggagaaatgtgcttcctgtcgttgctcagcagcagttctgtacattaatgaatttatacattaatttcaatgtacaatgttcaatgtgttccatgaggcaattcgaaatatttgtctctttgatctgacagaaagtttgcatgacattgtgaaatggtaagattagaaaacacagggccaagtgacttgaaagaactgaggaaatattgggtagcattgctttgagatacatcttatgtcatttcggtgaggcaagatagcctatattgtttgtagtatcgtaacttggcgtcattttgatatcaatactttttagtaacttggcatttttgtacgttgaaaacgtgtttttttatgagatatcagttctttttgcaaagcgttttattatgagagtgagaaatgcgaccctgcaagaaacggttgtggattatggctatcgttgtgtgaatctgtacagtctgatgagcgtgtaccgttcagcagtttcggtttgctatatatgtgaaacagtggctgtgagaaaggatgcagtggcgtaagcgtaaacgtaTCAGGaacgcagatggaatatggtatgtactcacggatttgacgtccatccaacgagccttgactgacaaaataatcaacacgcccgtagaattataactccctaggtcgcaacttgtgtagccttctgtcctgctccgttttctgttatttcgtggagatgcacttttagtgtttgtaaggtttatccttctgtcctgctccattgtctgttatttcatggagatgcacttttagtgtttgtaaggtttataaggcattttgataggcttatctgcaggtaggaatcctcttcgctgttttgctaaacgacaaccggaaaacatgatagtggagaataggagcagacgcatatgtcccagcaggctttgcatatgagagaaaaacaacagtgtgagagaaattaaaatgaaattacgaaattccgtagttgaaacaatatgtttttagcagaatgggcatgtaggtgaaggttgacatgatcacggagtatagtgcgaagtaaatggagtgaccatgagcgagcttatattccttatcaaatggtatatataacagtcggtattgaacgttagttgttgaagtggagggttaaataacattGCACTCATTATttgcctgtactgtaatgtaatctattgcacgaatgtgtttttctcatgttcagtgctagtagttatacttatgagtgaatcatgattttaaatgtaatgttttaatgcggagctgcagaacgtacatacgtagtaattgtgtgtagcctatgtggctagatagagaacagggcgaggtaacatgaatgtagaaacgtggcgtttgctgatattaaggttttgtacggtagccaagtgaagaaatatagttagtagaaatggcacagtggtgaactggtgtaacttttaaataaaatgaatacatttgcgtcatgaaatgcatatgggtggccgtgagtgagtgaggtttaccagtctgtgacttcgttagctaatgccatagctatgcaatgcgtgaaatatcattagcgaacctgtcggtggttttaaagaagaacacaagccagtaagcacagaagagcttccgttgagtccatatggcttagcaatattgtagccggtcaataactgaacgtacggacggtacgtcataatgcatatatcttagcaatattgtagccggttaataactaaacggtgaacggcgggtagacatggtgcaaaagcaataattaagaagtagtagacaattattagtgagggtcgaagcaagtaaaagaaacgtgttccaaaCTGGGCTTGAACATgcgacccagtgttcccaagcctgtaaccttacccactaggccacggtcggattagctgttcaaactgcggagttgcagaatgtacagaagtagtaattgtttgtagcgtatgtAGCTAaatagagaacagagcgaggtaacatgaatgtagaaatagaaacgtggcgtttgctgatatgaaagttttgtacggtagccaagtgaagaaatatagttagtagaaatggcacagtggtgaactggtgtaactttttaataaaaggaatacatttgccgtgatgaaatgcatatgggtggtcgtgagtgagttttggtaaagcaaatataggcgtaagaaaacgttagtgtaaaagaggaaattttctgcctgagggcgagtcggggTTCAAGCCTCgtaccggaggtttaccagtctgtgacttcgttagtgcagcaccatgccatagctatgcaatgcgtgacatatcattagcaaacctgccggtggttttaaagaacacaggccagtaagcacagaagagctcccgttgaatccatgtggcttagcaatattgtagccggttaataactgaacggtgaacggcgggtaaatatggtgcaaaagcaataattgataagtaggctagtagacaattattagtgagggttgaagccggttaaagaaacgtgttccaagctgggtttgaacctacgaccccatgttcccaagactgtaaccttacccactaggccacaggcggactagctgtttgaacgggaaatgtttcagagtaaaaatgtatgggtattttgcgtgtgtatgcgcgtttttgattgggtcgtgtaggtgcagatttggctggtgtcagtgaaatgcccaatggggagacatgttgttagtgggataggcggcaggaaaaataagaatgagaagaagaaagagaagaagaagtagaagaagaagaaggagaaaacgcaaaatccccttagtttggggctttattgtgtggacatgtgaagttgtttatgaattctgtctgttgaaatggggtcagaatgaacagaatttaatgtttttaagggctgagtgtctgtggctgttgtggttatttctgtggggaaccctgaaaagtgccaaagtctcggtgctgtataggtatggggcatgcccccgccaaggcgtaacttggcgggatggcatacctgccatcccaatgtctAGGGATCTCACCTGGGAGACTGGGAGGCCTCAGGTAGCTTTAAAGATGTTAGTATGTAGGCCTAGCTATACTGCTTGTGAACAATGACTCCCATGCATAAACACTTTGACTCACGAGCCCCCACTTTGAGCACTCACACTCAAAGAACCAGTTATTTTATTAACCTAAAATGGTGCTCTACTTGTGCGTAACATTTGACTCCATGTATAAGGAGTAAAACCACAATACCAAAATACATCAAATTATAATGGGCTTAATCAATTTcaagagaaaaatatgcaataacactATACACAGTCCAGAATATATCTTTAACTACAATAGTGgcgtttattttaaaaaaagaaacaccacAGTGCCATCAACTTGACGCCATTCAAACTTAGGCAGCCCATACACACTGCATGGCCCCTTTAACTGTCACAgtattaaatgaaagaaatgaacacgaaacaaaaataacaaactaaagaaaataacCCGGGGTTTTAGGCTGTTCGTGCACAGTTTGTCTTTATACGTTGGCGCGCATGTTGGAGCTCATATGAATCCACACAAGAATAATGTTGAggtttactcacacacacaggaaaacaagtCACTGGCGATCCGAATGCAGGtccgacacaaacacactcgtcCAGCCGCGTGCTGTCCTCTTCGTGTGGCTAGCTGCAGATTAGCTAACCCGAAACAGTAGAGAAAACACTTCGAcgagaagaaaataagaaaaactggaATTTACACCAAAACGTCCGCACCTTCCCATCCCGTACCTCGACTTAATTCAATGACGATGGCGAACGTGCATTCAACTCAATTTCGCTAAACAGTTTTACGATCTCTCCTGCACCGTGCACCATCTGCTTCTCTCTTCAGTTCTCTCTTCTAGTCCAACCCCTAACCAGTTCCCACTTGACCTCTTGTCGAACCCCCCATCGTGCAGCGTGATTGGACAACATATCTTCTAATCAGCACAGCAATAGGCGCCAGACAGTTCACTAAAAGTTTAACCAGACCTTCACTCTCCGTGAACTTTCTAAAGTAGTTCTCGTTTTATCAGCTTCTATCACGTGAACCAATTATCTAAATCACACAGTTGCATAGGATAAACTGCAGCTAGCCCCACACgaatggcacagaaaaaaacactggcctCTCTGAACAACATTAACCCAAATCcaagaattaatgaattaattaaaatacattgcaaATATCAGATCAAATTGGCAAACATCTTCCAAGGGCACTacacttggatgggagaccaccagggaatactgagttgctgctggaagtggtgttggtgggccagcagggggcaatcttccctttggtacaaataaaccccaataccccagtgcagtgacggggacactgtgctgtaggagatgccgtcctTCGGATGAGAccttaaaccgaggtcctgactctctgtggtcattaaagatcccatgacacttatcgctaagagtagggggttccccggtgtcctggccaaatcccagatctggctctcgcaaaaacttgccactaaaaatcatccccagatttaattggctaaataaatgttctccaccttcgctaatgtgtggtgagcgttctggcgcaaaatagctgccgtgcatcacccaggtgggtgctacacattggtggtgggtgaggtgagttccccttcactgtaaagcactttgagcatctggaaaagtgctctataaataagtaattaataataataataaattctaaCATAAGGAAATTAGTAAGTCCACATATTAACAGAATCTCTGAATCATTGTGGTCAAGAAAGGAACAGCAACTGCTAAGGAACACTGATACTAAAAggggctctgtgattggctgaaagtcAATCGCACATTATCTTAGGGCCAATAGGAAGGTACGACAtaacaaaatatacatacattacaCAATGGCCCAATTACAGTATTGTACAGCCATggctataataaaaaaaaatgcctgaacatgagaaaagtcAACATGTTTTGCTAACAGCTGGTCTTCATCAGGGcttgtagcagccaataatgtaataactgccattAATGTAGTAActgccaataatgtaataatttttcctttcttaatgtaataaaagtcgataacgtaataacttaccaataatgtaataaaatttctgaaccaataacgtaataactttttgcacttaatgtaataagttattagattattgactggttattacattattagctgggtttaaaaaaatcatgaaaaaaatgtaataataggagccgataatgtaataatatacttgtatcactatgtataagttttatttattatcaagttTCAGACTTCCATGACACTTACGCCTACccttactgttgcttctttcaaatagctgctcaaaaaccaggccaatcctgacccctgaatcttagtcctaactctgagaaaacacacacacacacacctactctctctctctctctctgaattaattgtttgtgtaacttgatggttagtattatctccagccctgccttatactcctttgccatttgagtaccaaattaagtgggagcacacatgtttgcaaacacacacaattattcttatgttgtataatatgaaatctatacctctttgaagatgctgtgttctcaaataaaaaagaccaccacttctttccatgaaaaatataatctttaatcaagtgtatttaaataacttcttcaACCAAACAGGCACTATTATCCCTTGTGCTCAATTTTCAAACtcttaatgcaaaattctaaactgtaaaatatagtatataacatgacctacaaagataactttggtaacacatctttcagttttatcataataataaagaatgGTTTACCgtcccttttttaaagaattaaacaTTCCCttgatacacattacatttacagtatctatGCCAATTGGTCCCAGCATCATgttttgtctcagaaaacaatatgtttcattttttcaacagaactattttgttaaatattttttgcccaaactaatataaaagtagtacTGATAATTCTTTTAACAACATGCATTTTGCACTCCAAATTAGGAAGTATCGATAAGAGTATTGataagtattggtattgataagcagtatcagtagtggtattggtattgataaaatcctaaccatgcccatccctagttgtagaaactaactcactaacaggtgcagttttctcatgacatggcttgccattgtgcccctttctctcttgttttaagcacttctttcaTGATGACTTGACTTGTGACTTGCCTGACCTGAGCAATGACTTGACTTGTCTTGCTTGACGTTTACTAGTGACTCGACTTGACTTGCTTGAGTCTGAACACAGTGACATGGGACTTGCTTGAGACTTGAAGGTTAAGACTTGAGACTTGCTTGTGACTTGCACAAGTGTGACTTACTCCCACCTctgcctcactgtcaggtgaaaagaagcagttggcgactctacatgtatcagaggcatgtggtagtctacaccttCCCCAGACCAAGAGAGGATagtgcatcgaccaggaccgtgatacacacagagaattggTATTACGAataaaattggagaaaatggcaaaaataaaaaagaatgaactataGATATAATTTGCTTTGGTTTTAGACTCTTTGTTGAGCTTGTCATGACTGTATTCAAATAGCCAGGGATGTCAGTAGGGCAAGGACTCTgatttggtaatacattttcatgtaacctttcaggagtcaggtttggtatatatacatggagagagagagtgctgaatagctataatagtgtggttgaaacagtttgcttgaaaaagttatttaaatacatttaattaaagatgacatttttcatgaaaagaaatggtggtctTTGTATTCGTGGACAAAGCATCATCAAAGAAGTATCGATTTCATATTAAATGACATAAGAGTAATTgcctgtgtttgcaaacatatgtgctcgcacttcatttggtactcaaatggttaAGGAGTAGAAGGCAGGGCCggagataagtctaaccaagcaccacaaacaaataaatagtcatCATTtctagagagagagcaggtgtgtgtgtgtgtgtgtgtgtgcgtgtgcgcgcacgtggtcaggtttttgagcagccatttgaaagaggaaacaagGGTAAGTGTCATGGAAGTGTGACActttatagccaataaataaaacttaaagcgatatgagtatattattacattatcggctcctgttattaccttttttaatgattttttaaaaacccagctaataatgtaataaccagccaataatataataacttattacattatatgcaaaaagttatt from Anguilla anguilla isolate fAngAng1 chromosome 12, fAngAng1.pri, whole genome shotgun sequence encodes the following:
- the LOC118210254 gene encoding olfactory receptor 52J3-like, coding for MDNSTKILFVLQGLNETMSSKHKYFVVTFLAYLFTISVNLTLIATIILEKTLHEPMLIFLCNLCVNGIFGASAFYPKILVDLSSDLSVISYEACLAQIFVIYSYVFCEFATLAVMAYDRYIAICKPLNYHSIITPQKVVKLLLYTWFVCICESLSLVALTARLPLCRFNIEKIYCTVWAVVKLSCVDTTINNVYGTFLMFFHISQAVLIFISYINIIKVSVRSPEDRSKFMQTCLPHLITLTSFLIAFFFDILYARYGPTTHLHALRSFMSLEYLLVPPILNPLIYGLRLNQVRRRIFRICSQKTHALK